A stretch of Bacteroidota bacterium DNA encodes these proteins:
- a CDS encoding T9SS type A sorting domain-containing protein, producing the protein MKKQTFSALFLLLASFCLSNVPPSTEAVITEIYFANNGEWTIEILFNSINSHSMFTLYTLQDSANFSRKPNEPGIMLLTQNDLDKYLWLNRSGGELYIFDYYLGDIMAKHFRYGNVPGSMVNPPFLGQTIHNPNRNYNYENFEILGSQPGLGELQEPQRGLLHGFVFDSTGNPVKFFHVKHSNCFGINETWTDSTGYFFNPTLMPRNYEVTLDNEEGTIWVDTMITLELDSSIYTNFRIPAKSEVVLSGHCKLYQGNNHARIKVILTPECNDFSPIYAFTDSSGYFETTVPIGRYYLRCSMFGFYPYFTPGLINCFQDNYLIDHMLYPGTVNEISMGEQSGIWENDYHYWLFGDIQVPEGETLQILPGVEIFFKRYGNFDVFGTLDAKGTKDDPIVFSYTPWEGLRFTGNSSSNSILEYFEISDNDSGIIIQDASPILSHGIIHDVPPVRRIMVDIRGNASPVFKYIDFQNEGLYYYPALYFCRDSSSPVISYGIFCHPDLKISPGIVNTDHSTPRLSNNIFNNNFAAVANLDHASPDLINNIFINNEFIFYPYHTFQDTAFRPYHNLFYNIVIYFKDPIPGFGNLCQTNINGDSCDVYFNLFMDPMFADTTYLAYNLLENSPCIDAGDPTFPYDPDNTISDIGACFYDQIGVRISQRPPINPGFSMFIIPNPTNGNANIILHKEEHLSWNNARIRLFDLSGRAVAQEEIGYLLPRDNEYRMGLQDLTNSSALKGTYLLSLEINNTVMVSKKLIVE; encoded by the coding sequence ATGAAGAAACAAACGTTTAGCGCATTATTCCTCCTTTTGGCTTCATTTTGCCTCTCAAACGTTCCTCCCTCCACAGAAGCTGTGATCACCGAAATATATTTTGCAAACAACGGGGAATGGACCATTGAAATATTATTCAATTCCATTAACTCACATAGCATGTTTACTTTATATACTCTCCAGGATTCTGCCAACTTTTCCAGGAAACCGAACGAACCTGGTATTATGCTATTAACTCAAAATGACCTTGATAAATACTTGTGGTTAAACCGTAGTGGTGGAGAATTATATATATTCGATTACTATCTCGGTGATATAATGGCGAAGCATTTTAGATATGGAAATGTTCCGGGATCTATGGTTAATCCGCCTTTCCTCGGACAAACGATCCATAATCCGAATCGAAATTATAATTATGAAAACTTCGAAATACTTGGATCACAACCTGGTCTCGGTGAATTACAGGAACCTCAACGGGGTCTCCTTCATGGGTTTGTTTTTGATTCTACCGGAAATCCTGTCAAATTCTTTCACGTGAAGCATTCCAATTGTTTCGGTATAAACGAAACCTGGACCGATTCAACAGGATATTTTTTCAATCCAACGTTAATGCCCAGAAATTACGAAGTTACTCTTGATAATGAAGAAGGAACCATATGGGTTGATACGATGATCACTTTGGAACTTGATTCTTCTATTTATACTAACTTTCGTATACCTGCAAAATCAGAAGTTGTTTTAAGTGGTCATTGCAAACTATATCAGGGAAATAACCATGCCAGAATTAAGGTCATTCTGACACCGGAATGCAATGATTTTTCTCCTATTTATGCATTTACGGATTCTTCAGGATATTTTGAAACCACAGTACCTATTGGAAGATATTACCTAAGGTGTTCAATGTTTGGGTTTTATCCTTATTTCACACCCGGCCTCATTAATTGTTTCCAGGATAATTACTTAATTGACCATATGCTATATCCTGGAACCGTTAATGAGATTTCAATGGGTGAACAATCAGGCATCTGGGAGAATGATTACCATTATTGGTTGTTCGGAGACATTCAGGTCCCTGAAGGTGAAACACTGCAAATCCTGCCGGGTGTAGAAATATTCTTTAAAAGATATGGCAATTTCGATGTTTTTGGAACCCTGGATGCAAAAGGGACAAAAGATGATCCCATTGTATTTTCGTATACACCATGGGAAGGCTTGAGATTTACAGGAAATTCTTCGTCCAACAGCATCCTGGAATATTTTGAAATCTCCGATAATGATTCAGGTATAATCATTCAAGACGCATCACCAATTTTATCCCATGGCATTATCCATGATGTACCACCGGTTCGTAGAATAATGGTCGATATAAGAGGAAATGCTTCTCCTGTTTTTAAATACATTGATTTTCAAAATGAAGGTTTGTATTACTATCCTGCACTATACTTTTGTCGTGATTCATCAAGTCCTGTTATTTCTTATGGTATTTTTTGCCATCCGGATTTGAAAATCTCGCCTGGTATTGTCAATACCGATCATTCAACACCTCGTTTATCAAATAATATTTTCAATAACAATTTCGCTGCCGTAGCAAATTTGGATCATGCAAGCCCTGATCTTATTAATAATATATTCATTAACAATGAATTTATATTTTACCCCTATCATACTTTCCAGGATACAGCCTTTCGTCCATATCACAATTTATTTTATAATATTGTTATTTATTTTAAGGACCCTATCCCGGGTTTCGGAAACCTTTGCCAGACAAATATCAACGGTGACTCATGTGATGTTTATTTCAACCTGTTTATGGATCCAATGTTTGCTGATACTACCTATCTGGCATATAACCTCCTGGAAAACTCCCCCTGCATTGATGCCGGTGACCCAACCTTTCCCTATGATCCCGACAATACCATTTCTGATATCGGAGCTTGTTTTTATGACCAGATTGGTGTCAGAATCAGCCAAAGGCCACCCATAAACCCTGGCTTTTCAATGTTTATCATCCCCAATCCCACCAACGGCAACGCGAACATCATCCTGCATAAAGAGGAGCACCTTTCCTGGAATAATGCAAGGATTAGACTTTTCGACCTCAGCGGCAGAGCGGTTGCTCAGGAAGAAATCGGGTATTTATTGCCCCGG